Proteins encoded together in one Otariodibacter oris window:
- a CDS encoding NAD(P)H-dependent oxidoreductase gives MTTITKKAVLEGFHRRASTRHYDPTKKISAEDFNYILELARLSPSSVGSEPWKFVVIQNKELRQKLKPSSWGMQSHVDDASHLVAILAKKNARYDSEFLRESMIRRGLTAPEQQAAALEKYKKFQIDDAHIADNERTLFDWTSKQTYIALANMMTGAALVGIDSCPVEGFEYDEVNRILAKAGAFDPNEWGVSVMVTFGYRAKEIKPRLRKPMDEIVTWIE, from the coding sequence ATGACAACTATTACTAAAAAAGCAGTACTAGAAGGTTTTCATCGTCGTGCGTCAACTCGCCACTATGATCCAACAAAAAAAATATCTGCTGAAGATTTTAATTATATTTTAGAACTCGCGCGTCTATCCCCAAGTTCCGTTGGCTCAGAACCTTGGAAATTCGTCGTTATTCAAAATAAAGAACTTCGTCAAAAACTAAAACCATCAAGTTGGGGAATGCAAAGTCATGTTGATGATGCAAGCCATTTAGTCGCTATTTTAGCTAAAAAAAATGCACGTTATGATTCCGAGTTTTTACGTGAATCTATGATTAGACGAGGACTAACTGCACCAGAACAACAAGCTGCTGCGTTAGAAAAATATAAGAAATTTCAAATTGATGATGCACATATTGCGGATAATGAAAGAACCTTATTTGATTGGACAAGTAAGCAAACTTATATCGCATTAGCCAATATGATGACGGGTGCAGCATTAGTCGGCATTGATAGCTGTCCTGTCGAAGGATTTGAGTATGATGAAGTGAATCGAATTTTAGCAAAAGCAGGGGCTTTCGATCCTAACGAATGGGGCGTTTCAGTTATGGTAACATTTGGCTATCGTGCTAAAGAGATCAAACCAAGACTACGTAAACCAATGGATGAAATTGTCACTTGGATTGAATAA
- the glnA gene encoding type I glutamate--ammonia ligase, with amino-acid sequence MSDAVANVAKLIRENDIKFVLLKFTDIRGKEHGVSLPVSLVTDDLEDLFEDGKMFDGSSVEGWRTINKADMLLMPIPETAVVDPFAQIPTLTIRCSVSDPNTMQSYDRDPRSIAIRAENYLKSTGIADSVLFGPEPEFFLFDDVRFGVGMNGNSYEVDDIEGAWNTNKRYEGGNNAYRPLKKGGYCAIAPNDTAHDIRSEMCLIMEELGLVIEAHHHEVATAGQNEIATRFNSLTLKADETQIYKYVVQNVAVEHGKTACFMPKPIIGDNGSGMHCNMSLSKDGKNVFMGDKYAGLSETALYYIGGIIKHAKALNAFTNPTTNSYKRLVPGFEAPVLLAYSASNRSASIRIPAVTTPKATRVEARFPDPLANPYLAFSALLMAGLDGVINKIHPGDAMDKNLYDLPPEELKDIPAVASSLEEALAALGQDHDFLTQGGVFTKDFIETYIEMKQKDVERLNMTPHPVEFEMYYA; translated from the coding sequence ATGTCAGATGCTGTTGCCAATGTGGCAAAACTCATTAGAGAGAATGATATTAAGTTTGTATTACTCAAATTTACTGATATTCGCGGTAAAGAACATGGCGTGTCATTGCCTGTTTCGCTTGTTACTGACGATTTAGAAGATTTATTTGAGGACGGTAAAATGTTCGATGGGTCTTCGGTAGAAGGATGGCGAACGATTAACAAAGCCGATATGTTACTCATGCCAATTCCTGAAACTGCTGTTGTCGACCCTTTCGCTCAAATTCCAACCTTAACCATTCGTTGTAGTGTCTCTGACCCAAATACCATGCAAAGCTATGATCGCGATCCACGTTCAATTGCAATTCGCGCAGAAAATTATTTAAAATCAACAGGCATTGCTGATAGTGTCCTTTTCGGACCAGAACCTGAGTTCTTCTTATTCGACGATGTACGTTTTGGTGTTGGTATGAATGGTAATTCATACGAAGTGGATGATATTGAAGGTGCATGGAATACGAATAAACGTTATGAAGGCGGGAACAACGCTTATCGTCCACTGAAAAAAGGTGGATATTGTGCGATAGCGCCAAATGATACAGCTCATGATATCCGCTCAGAAATGTGCTTAATTATGGAAGAATTAGGCTTAGTGATTGAAGCACACCATCACGAAGTCGCTACCGCGGGACAAAATGAAATCGCAACACGTTTCAATAGCCTAACGTTAAAAGCAGATGAAACCCAAATTTACAAATATGTGGTACAAAACGTTGCAGTTGAGCATGGTAAAACCGCTTGTTTTATGCCAAAACCAATTATCGGTGATAATGGTTCGGGTATGCACTGTAATATGTCGTTGAGTAAAGATGGTAAGAACGTCTTTATGGGCGATAAATATGCAGGATTATCTGAAACTGCACTGTATTATATTGGTGGAATTATCAAACACGCGAAAGCATTAAATGCGTTTACTAACCCTACAACTAACTCTTATAAACGTTTAGTACCAGGATTTGAAGCGCCTGTTTTACTTGCTTATTCTGCAAGTAACCGTTCTGCATCCATTCGTATTCCTGCGGTAACTACACCAAAAGCAACGCGTGTAGAAGCACGTTTCCCTGATCCACTTGCTAACCCATATTTAGCGTTTTCTGCATTATTAATGGCAGGGCTTGATGGTGTGATTAATAAAATCCACCCAGGTGATGCAATGGATAAAAACTTATATGATTTACCACCAGAAGAATTGAAAGATATTCCAGCAGTGGCGAGCTCATTAGAAGAAGCTTTAGCTGCATTGGGACAAGATCATGACTTCTTAACACAAGGTGGGGTATTTACTAAAGATTTCATCGAAACCTATATTGAAATGAAACAAAAAGATGTAGAGCGTTTAAATATGACTCCACATCCTGTTGAATTTGAAATGTACTACGCATAA
- a CDS encoding hotdog fold thioesterase — protein MIWKKTMSLADCNKFCQQTAISHLGIEFTQQGDDYLEATVPVDHRTVQPFGLLHGGISATLAETLGSLGAALCCDENQIPVGTELNISHLKAVRQGKARGRAKPVHLGGSSQVWQIDIYNEKDELCAVSRLSVRVLDKK, from the coding sequence ATGATCTGGAAAAAAACAATGTCACTTGCAGACTGCAATAAATTCTGCCAACAAACTGCTATCTCACATTTAGGAATCGAATTTACCCAACAAGGTGATGATTATTTAGAAGCAACCGTGCCTGTTGATCATCGTACGGTTCAACCTTTTGGGCTATTACACGGCGGTATTTCAGCAACATTAGCAGAAACATTAGGTTCACTTGGTGCGGCATTATGCTGTGATGAGAACCAAATTCCAGTAGGAACAGAGCTAAATATCAGCCATTTAAAAGCAGTGAGACAAGGTAAAGCAAGAGGTAGAGCAAAGCCAGTCCATCTAGGCGGTTCAAGCCAAGTGTGGCAAATTGATATCTATAACGAAAAAGACGAGCTTTGTGCCGTATCACGATTAAGTGTTCGAGTTTTAGATAAAAAATAG
- a CDS encoding FAD-binding and (Fe-S)-binding domain-containing protein, protein MIPRLANVPKLNSTVKDFLKALTQQHFSGDIASNYADRLSLATDNSVYQQLPQAILFPKSVADVVILTKLAQKPAFRSLTFTPRGGGTGTNGQSLNNNIIVDLSRHMNQILELNVKERWVRVQAGVVKDQLNRYLKPHGLFFSPELSTSNRATLGGMINTDASGQGSLQYGKTSDHVLALKSVLINGEILDTEAVRSDNFSANIDALNLSNNGKHLHREIFERCKQLRPTVLKELPQLNRFLTGYDLKNVFNKDETEFNLTRILTGSEGSLAFICEAKLNLLPIPKYRTLINVKYNSFDAALRSAPFMLEAKALSVETVDSKVLNLAKQDIIWHSVSDLLTEDENNPILGINIVEYASNDTEQNEQLISNLCQALDQKIAEETSGLIGYQLCNDLASIEKIYAMRKKAVGLLGNAKGWAKPIAFVEDTCVPPENLADYIVEFRKLLDDHHLEYGMFGHVDAGVLHVRPALDLTDRDQVIKFKQISDQVVELTAKYGGLIWGEHGKGMRSGYGERFFGETLWQELRYIKFLFDPHNRLNPGKICTPLDSQAQLYPINSTMRADFDRKIPIEVRDAFKGAMSCNGNGLCFNFDVHSTMCPSMKISGNRVFSPKGRAALVREWLHLLTEQKVSPDNLIFNTQKKTTKLVDFAKKLRNQLYKKSEYDFSHEVKAAMDTCLACKACASQCPIKIDVPTFRAQFNALYHQRYLRPIKDYVVSNLEFIAPLMAKQPTFFNFFSANKITEKIAGKTIGMVDLPALSSPNLAKQLKQIDYQAESLESLEQKVTSGQLSTEIYQYLFIVQDPFTSYYDANVIADFVQLCQKLGFKPIVLPFKPTGKAQHVKGFLKQFAKTAKNQADFLTRIAKLGIPIVGIDPALTLIYREEYKDILKQDYGDFKVLLAHEWLFDQLQKGALENRKKGIESDRLPWYLFSHCTESTALPNSQKIWQQIFEHFGETLSVENTGCCGMAGTFGHETQHIVMSKAIYAQSWQVKLQGKNLSRCLATGYSCRSQVKRMEHKLLKHPAQALLSIL, encoded by the coding sequence ATGATCCCTCGCCTAGCTAATGTACCAAAACTGAATTCAACTGTTAAAGATTTTCTGAAAGCTTTAACACAGCAACACTTTTCTGGTGATATTGCGTCAAATTATGCTGACCGCTTATCACTCGCGACAGATAACAGTGTTTATCAACAGTTGCCGCAAGCCATTCTTTTTCCAAAATCAGTGGCTGATGTTGTGATTCTAACGAAACTGGCACAAAAACCTGCATTTCGATCTTTAACCTTCACGCCTAGAGGTGGAGGCACTGGGACAAACGGGCAATCACTCAATAATAATATCATTGTCGATTTATCCCGCCATATGAACCAGATTTTAGAATTAAACGTAAAAGAGCGTTGGGTACGAGTGCAAGCAGGCGTGGTGAAAGATCAGTTGAATAGATATCTTAAACCACACGGGTTATTTTTCTCTCCCGAACTCTCAACCAGTAATCGTGCAACGCTAGGGGGAATGATCAACACTGATGCCTCTGGGCAAGGTTCTCTGCAATATGGGAAAACCTCTGATCACGTTTTGGCATTAAAATCTGTACTGATCAATGGCGAGATATTAGACACTGAAGCGGTAAGATCTGATAATTTTTCTGCAAATATTGATGCACTGAATTTATCGAACAATGGTAAGCATCTGCACCGTGAAATTTTTGAACGCTGTAAACAATTACGCCCAACGGTTCTAAAAGAGTTACCTCAATTAAACCGCTTTTTGACAGGTTACGATTTAAAAAATGTATTCAATAAAGATGAAACAGAATTCAATCTGACCCGAATTTTAACCGGGTCTGAAGGTTCTCTCGCCTTTATTTGTGAAGCAAAATTGAATCTGTTACCGATTCCTAAATACCGCACCTTGATCAACGTAAAATATAATTCCTTTGATGCGGCACTACGTTCAGCTCCGTTTATGTTAGAAGCAAAAGCCTTGTCAGTTGAAACAGTGGACTCTAAAGTACTCAATTTAGCTAAGCAAGATATTATCTGGCATTCGGTATCTGATCTTTTAACGGAAGATGAAAATAACCCAATTTTAGGGATCAATATTGTTGAATATGCCTCAAATGATACAGAACAAAATGAACAATTGATCAGCAATCTTTGCCAAGCTCTCGATCAAAAAATTGCAGAAGAGACAAGCGGTCTGATCGGCTATCAACTTTGCAATGATTTAGCCTCTATCGAAAAAATTTATGCTATGCGTAAAAAAGCGGTGGGATTATTAGGCAATGCAAAAGGATGGGCAAAACCTATCGCCTTTGTTGAAGACACTTGTGTGCCTCCTGAAAACCTAGCGGACTATATCGTAGAGTTTCGCAAATTATTAGATGATCATCACTTAGAATACGGGATGTTCGGACACGTTGATGCGGGCGTGTTACACGTTCGTCCAGCGTTAGATTTAACCGACAGAGATCAAGTGATTAAATTTAAACAGATTTCAGATCAAGTGGTTGAGCTAACCGCAAAATATGGTGGGTTAATCTGGGGCGAACACGGGAAAGGAATGCGTTCTGGCTATGGAGAACGCTTTTTTGGCGAAACACTTTGGCAAGAATTACGTTATATTAAATTCTTATTCGACCCTCATAACCGCTTAAATCCAGGGAAAATTTGTACGCCTTTAGATAGCCAAGCCCAGCTTTATCCTATTAACTCTACAATGCGAGCCGACTTTGATCGCAAGATTCCTATTGAAGTGCGTGATGCTTTCAAAGGGGCTATGAGTTGTAATGGTAATGGACTCTGCTTTAATTTTGATGTGCATAGCACAATGTGTCCTTCAATGAAAATCTCAGGTAATCGTGTCTTTTCACCCAAAGGGCGTGCTGCATTAGTGCGTGAATGGCTACATTTACTCACGGAACAAAAAGTTTCGCCTGATAATCTTATTTTTAATACACAGAAAAAAACAACCAAGTTAGTTGATTTTGCGAAAAAACTACGCAATCAATTGTATAAAAAAAGCGAATACGATTTTTCCCACGAAGTGAAAGCAGCGATGGATACTTGCCTTGCCTGCAAAGCCTGTGCAAGCCAATGCCCAATTAAAATTGATGTGCCGACTTTCCGTGCTCAATTTAATGCCTTGTATCATCAACGTTATTTACGTCCAATCAAAGATTATGTGGTTTCTAACTTGGAGTTTATAGCGCCATTAATGGCAAAACAGCCGACCTTTTTTAACTTTTTTAGTGCCAATAAAATTACCGAAAAAATTGCAGGAAAAACGATTGGAATGGTGGATTTACCTGCTTTATCGTCGCCAAACCTTGCTAAACAATTAAAGCAAATTGACTATCAGGCGGAAAGTTTAGAAAGCCTAGAACAGAAAGTCACAAGCGGCCAGTTATCAACAGAAATTTACCAATATTTGTTTATCGTGCAAGATCCTTTTACCTCTTACTACGATGCCAATGTAATTGCTGATTTTGTCCAGCTTTGCCAAAAATTAGGCTTTAAACCGATTGTGTTGCCATTCAAACCAACGGGTAAGGCACAACACGTTAAAGGATTTTTAAAGCAATTTGCTAAGACAGCCAAAAATCAGGCTGATTTTTTAACTCGAATTGCAAAATTAGGGATTCCAATTGTCGGGATCGATCCTGCATTAACCTTGATTTATCGAGAAGAGTATAAAGATATCCTTAAACAAGATTATGGTGATTTTAAGGTGTTGTTAGCTCACGAATGGCTGTTTGACCAATTGCAAAAAGGTGCGCTTGAAAATCGCAAAAAAGGCATAGAATCTGACCGCTTACCGTGGTATCTTTTTTCCCATTGCACCGAATCTACCGCATTGCCTAATAGCCAAAAAATCTGGCAACAAATTTTTGAACACTTTGGGGAAACATTAAGTGTCGAAAATACAGGTTGTTGTGGTATGGCAGGAACATTCGGGCATGAAACACAACATATTGTGATGTCGAAAGCGATTTATGCGCAATCGTGGCAAGTAAAATTACAAGGGAAAAATTTATCACGTTGTCTTGCGACGGGATACTCTTGCCGAAGCCAAGTAAAACGGATGGAGCATAAACTTTTAAAACATCCTGCTCAGGCACTATTAAGTATTCTGTAA
- the ompA gene encoding porin OmpA, whose translation MKKSLIALAVSGLAVASVQAAPQANTFYVGAKTGWASFHDGLTQFDAKDNGHGNGFGINRNSVTYGVFGGYQITDNFAVELGYDYFGRVRGHKNFSGKKDKLAAKHSAHGTHISLKASYPVLADLDVYGRVGAALVRSDYFEQEKARTPRKQAHNLKTSLMLAGGVEYAITPSLAARVEYQWLSRVGNMDKGIRKEGRESNTQYSPDIHSVSAGLSYRFAQGPAPVVEPEVITKNFAFSSDVLFDFGKASLKPESAAALDEANGEINKLGLASPAIQVSGYTDRIGSDASNLKLSQRRAESVANYMVSKGVNPANVTAVGYGEANPVTGNTCDAVQGRKALIACLAPDRRVELQVQGSKEIVM comes from the coding sequence ATGAAAAAATCTTTAATTGCATTAGCAGTTTCTGGTTTAGCAGTTGCTTCAGTACAAGCAGCGCCACAAGCAAATACATTCTATGTTGGTGCTAAGACTGGTTGGGCATCTTTCCACGATGGTTTAACTCAATTTGACGCAAAAGATAATGGTCACGGTAACGGTTTTGGTATTAATCGTAACTCTGTAACTTACGGTGTATTTGGTGGCTATCAAATTACTGATAATTTTGCTGTTGAACTTGGTTATGATTATTTTGGTCGAGTTCGTGGTCATAAAAACTTTTCTGGCAAGAAAGATAAACTTGCTGCGAAACATTCTGCACACGGTACTCATATCAGCTTAAAGGCAAGTTACCCAGTTCTTGCTGATTTAGATGTTTATGGTCGTGTTGGTGCAGCATTAGTTCGTTCTGATTATTTTGAACAAGAGAAAGCAAGAACTCCACGCAAACAAGCTCATAATTTGAAAACTTCTCTTATGTTAGCAGGTGGTGTTGAGTATGCAATTACTCCTTCATTAGCAGCTCGTGTTGAATATCAATGGTTAAGCCGTGTTGGTAATATGGACAAAGGAATTCGTAAAGAAGGAAGAGAGTCAAATACCCAATATAGCCCAGATATCCACTCTGTAAGTGCTGGTTTATCATACCGTTTTGCTCAAGGTCCAGCTCCAGTAGTTGAACCAGAAGTTATTACTAAAAACTTCGCATTCAGTTCAGATGTATTATTTGACTTCGGTAAAGCAAGCTTAAAACCTGAATCAGCAGCTGCATTAGATGAAGCAAATGGTGAAATCAATAAATTAGGTTTAGCTTCTCCAGCTATCCAAGTTAGTGGCTATACAGACCGTATCGGTTCAGATGCATCTAACTTAAAACTTTCACAACGTCGTGCTGAATCAGTAGCTAACTACATGGTATCTAAAGGTGTTAACCCTGCTAACGTAACAGCAGTAGGTTATGGTGAAGCAAACCCTGTAACTGGCAACACTTGTGATGCAGTTCAAGGTCGTAAAGCATTAATTGCTTGTTTAGCACCAGACCGTCGTGTTGAATTACAAGTTCAAGGTTCTAAAGAAATTGTAATGTAA
- the matP gene encoding macrodomain Ter protein MatP, with protein sequence MRYQKLEIQEANWKWQYLLKKYREGINITKHTETSLIELKVQILITLQNAPEEIEQWVKEEMTAEQRKKMRQSIRAKRKRFFNAELQSTKKKSIDLEYSSWQRLAKISNQMELTLSESIHYLIDELEQKQIYLSQIDNMKKNLQSLLK encoded by the coding sequence ATGCGATATCAAAAATTAGAAATTCAAGAAGCTAACTGGAAATGGCAATATTTATTAAAAAAATACAGAGAAGGCATAAATATAACAAAGCATACAGAAACAAGCTTAATTGAATTAAAGGTTCAAATTCTCATTACGCTACAAAACGCCCCAGAAGAAATTGAACAATGGGTAAAAGAAGAAATGACTGCTGAGCAACGAAAAAAGATGAGACAATCTATTCGAGCAAAGCGAAAACGTTTCTTTAATGCCGAATTACAATCGACAAAGAAAAAATCCATTGACCTAGAATATTCTAGCTGGCAACGCCTTGCAAAAATTTCTAATCAAATGGAACTTACGCTTTCAGAAAGTATTCATTACTTAATTGATGAATTAGAACAAAAGCAAATTTATCTCTCTCAAATTGATAATATGAAAAAAAATCTACAATCGCTTTTAAAATAA
- a CDS encoding AAA family ATPase: protein MQISPLAWQSLILDYPFSSTGKKVSFFDFQSKAQQAIDQFVVSHTGSLLVLKTETLPEFLVEIQARLSRENNKTLLATDFNRNSLLGYSVFLEKDNKIENIEGALQQVNGGILILDIHTLLLDVAQWDKLKQALLFGFYEPISANALPLSQPMQESKFKLVLVGSREDIATLATYDETLYQFAQYAEVETYLRLDNNTTQQWGDYVQSVAKSSVGKSFSTKGLNQLLGYYIRESESQEIVSISPTLLNKYLVGLAQFFSEQEELDDINTYFEYLEKQASSFSEYTTQDILNHQLRIDTEGKAVGQINGLSVVEFDGVPFSFGEPLRISCNVQYGEGEIHDIERKVELGGNIHSKGILLAQSCLAHLLELPTQLPFSASLAFEQSYGEIDGDSSSLAIFCALISALSALPLPQSIAVTGAIDQFGNVLSVGGVNQKIEGFFNICQARGLTGKQGVIIPKVCIKHLSLKPEVFTAIKGQQFFIWTVSDVFEAMTILFEHYFSDKDLPADSDESSIFSLIHEKFDKYSNSTETSGSFFTKFCKFLR from the coding sequence GTGCAGATATCTCCTTTAGCGTGGCAATCTTTAATTCTTGATTATCCTTTTTCTTCAACTGGAAAAAAGGTGAGTTTCTTTGATTTTCAGTCGAAAGCTCAGCAAGCTATTGACCAATTTGTTGTCAGCCATACTGGCAGTTTATTGGTATTAAAAACGGAAACCTTGCCTGAGTTTTTGGTTGAGATTCAGGCAAGATTATCCAGAGAAAACAATAAAACGCTTTTAGCGACAGACTTTAATCGCAATAGCTTATTGGGTTACAGTGTTTTCTTGGAAAAAGATAATAAGATAGAAAACATTGAAGGGGCGTTGCAACAAGTTAATGGGGGGATCCTTATCCTCGATATTCATACTTTGCTGTTGGATGTCGCTCAATGGGATAAATTAAAACAAGCATTATTATTTGGATTTTATGAGCCGATCTCTGCAAATGCTTTACCTCTTTCTCAACCAATGCAGGAGTCTAAATTCAAATTAGTATTGGTGGGAAGTCGAGAAGATATCGCTACATTAGCCACTTATGATGAAACACTCTATCAATTTGCTCAATATGCTGAGGTAGAAACCTATCTTAGATTGGATAACAACACCACTCAACAATGGGGCGATTATGTTCAATCTGTAGCTAAATCTTCCGTAGGTAAATCCTTTTCTACCAAAGGGCTTAATCAACTTTTAGGCTATTATATTCGCGAAAGTGAAAGCCAAGAGATCGTATCTATTTCCCCAACATTACTGAATAAATATCTCGTTGGATTAGCCCAATTCTTTTCTGAGCAAGAGGAATTGGATGATATTAATACTTACTTTGAGTACTTAGAAAAGCAAGCATCTTCTTTCAGTGAATACACCACGCAAGATATTTTAAATCATCAGCTTCGTATTGATACAGAAGGTAAAGCTGTTGGGCAAATTAATGGATTATCGGTGGTAGAGTTTGATGGTGTGCCATTTTCTTTTGGTGAGCCATTACGAATTAGTTGTAATGTACAGTACGGTGAAGGTGAAATTCACGATATCGAGCGAAAAGTGGAGCTAGGGGGCAATATTCACTCAAAAGGGATTTTATTAGCCCAGTCGTGTTTAGCGCATTTATTAGAATTACCAACACAGCTTCCTTTTTCAGCATCGTTAGCTTTTGAACAATCTTATGGTGAAATTGATGGAGACAGCTCTTCACTCGCCATTTTTTGCGCCTTAATCAGTGCATTATCTGCATTACCTTTGCCTCAGTCTATTGCGGTAACTGGCGCTATCGATCAGTTTGGCAATGTGTTAAGCGTTGGGGGAGTAAATCAGAAAATTGAGGGATTTTTTAATATTTGCCAAGCTCGAGGTTTAACAGGCAAACAGGGCGTCATTATCCCTAAAGTATGTATTAAGCACCTCAGTTTAAAGCCTGAAGTATTCACAGCAATAAAAGGCCAACAATTTTTTATTTGGACAGTTTCAGATGTATTTGAAGCAATGACTATTTTATTTGAGCACTATTTTTCTGACAAAGACTTACCTGCAGATAGTGATGAATCATCTATATTCAGTTTAATTCATGAAAAATTTGATAAGTATTCAAATAGTACAGAAACAAGCGGTTCATTCTTTACTAAATTTTGCAAATTTTTACGCTAA
- the fabA gene encoding bifunctional 3-hydroxydecanoyl-ACP dehydratase/trans-2-decenoyl-ACP isomerase, whose translation MNSCKPIIKSSYDYQDLLASGRGELFGPEGPQLPAPSMLMMDRITQINDTEGLFKKGYIEAELDIHDDLPFFGCHFIGDPVMPGCLGLDAMWQLVGFFLGWIGGKGKGRALGVGEVKFTGQILPSSKKVIYRINMKRVINRKLVMGVADGEVEVDGRIIYTATDLKVGLFQDTTTF comes from the coding sequence ATGAACAGTTGTAAACCAATCATTAAATCAAGTTATGATTATCAGGATCTCCTCGCATCAGGTCGTGGAGAGCTTTTTGGTCCAGAAGGCCCTCAGTTACCTGCACCATCAATGTTAATGATGGATAGAATTACTCAAATCAATGATACAGAAGGATTATTTAAAAAAGGCTATATTGAGGCTGAATTAGATATTCATGATGATTTGCCTTTCTTTGGATGCCATTTTATTGGTGATCCAGTGATGCCAGGATGTTTAGGACTAGATGCTATGTGGCAATTAGTTGGCTTCTTCCTTGGTTGGATTGGTGGTAAAGGTAAAGGACGCGCACTCGGTGTAGGTGAAGTTAAATTTACGGGTCAGATTTTACCCTCTTCTAAAAAAGTGATTTATCGAATCAATATGAAACGAGTCATCAATCGTAAACTTGTGATGGGCGTTGCTGATGGTGAAGTGGAAGTCGATGGTCGCATTATTTATACCGCGACAGATCTAAAAGTGGGATTGTTCCAAGATACTACTACATTCTAA
- a CDS encoding pilus assembly FimT family protein, which produces MYRAFTLIELLTVLSITFISIYFISPVIYRLQDQIILSSEIENIRSFFYLIQSKARYTKQNYSVNIKQDDKSFCIIAIKKIDGLFNKCNCFSINLCDIQSEYFIYRNISNDILLKSNGLYPKPFLSIDGRSGKLESKCLGLRRNNEGRVLQFDQNGLINVIQKKKRSKCS; this is translated from the coding sequence ATGTATCGTGCTTTTACTCTGATTGAGCTACTGACTGTACTGTCGATTACTTTCATCTCTATTTATTTCATTTCCCCTGTTATTTATCGTTTACAAGATCAGATTATCTTATCTAGTGAAATCGAAAATATAAGATCATTCTTTTATCTTATTCAATCTAAAGCGAGATATACAAAACAAAACTATTCAGTGAATATTAAACAAGATGATAAGAGTTTTTGTATTATTGCTATTAAAAAAATAGATGGGCTATTTAATAAATGTAATTGTTTTTCTATTAATTTATGTGATATTCAATCTGAGTATTTTATTTATCGTAATATTTCAAATGATATTTTATTAAAGAGTAATGGATTATATCCAAAGCCATTCCTAAGCATTGATGGTAGATCGGGTAAATTAGAATCCAAATGTTTAGGATTACGAAGAAATAATGAAGGTAGAGTTTTACAGTTTGATCAGAATGGGCTAATTAATGTTATTCAGAAGAAAAAACGTAGCAAATGTAGTTAA
- a CDS encoding DUF2572 family protein: MLFIFLSYDSLLIKDRKRLADYHRYLNDKINLLTMVNDNYDQRCRLSKQPQNNIEFDYINYGFNCTFNSIFIKPKPTKSKYIQVDNINEWLDLTTYQEHIHYIASLSELPHSSINDPKVVVALNDIDEKLKKNFYGIVITNHYFDITGKKIYGVIYSSYDNARKERNLTYKRKVIDNLEQQLSTWYYLPQSKNILSNEK, translated from the coding sequence ATGCTATTTATTTTCTTATCTTATGATTCATTATTAATCAAAGATAGAAAAAGATTAGCAGATTATCATCGCTATCTAAATGATAAGATCAATTTATTGACTATGGTAAATGATAATTATGATCAGCGTTGTCGTTTATCCAAGCAACCACAAAATAATATTGAGTTTGATTATATCAATTATGGATTTAACTGTACTTTCAATAGTATCTTTATCAAACCGAAACCAACAAAAAGTAAATATATTCAGGTGGATAATATCAATGAATGGTTAGACTTAACCACTTATCAAGAACATATACATTATATTGCTTCATTATCAGAACTGCCTCATAGCTCAATAAATGACCCTAAAGTTGTTGTCGCACTCAATGATATTGATGAAAAGCTGAAAAAGAATTTTTACGGTATTGTTATTACCAATCATTATTTTGATATTACAGGCAAGAAAATATATGGTGTTATTTATTCTTCTTATGATAATGCACGAAAAGAGCGTAATTTAACTTATAAAAGGAAAGTGATTGATAATCTCGAACAACAATTATCCACTTGGTATTATTTACCTCAATCAAAAAATATTTTATCCAATGAAAAGTAG